In Populus alba chromosome 9, ASM523922v2, whole genome shotgun sequence, a genomic segment contains:
- the LOC118058705 gene encoding uncharacterized protein — MATASATLSPATLAAATVSSPERKQIKVNYITGLDSFGGLKAHNNVSSLGQPVCTEQSFAKVVSSLRAPSKGKGRRGGALSSTCSDVGEIFRIAAIMNGLVLVGVAVGFALLRVEAFVEETE; from the coding sequence ATGGCAACAGCCTCAGCAACGCTTTCTCCAGCAACACTTGCTGCTGCCACAGTTAGCAGTCCTGAGAGGAAGCAAATCAAAGTGAACTACATAACAGGACTGGATTCTTTTGGTGGGCTAAAAGCTCACAACAATGTGAGTTCATTAGGCCAGCCGGTATGCACCGAGCAGTCCTTTGCAAAGGTGGTGAGCTCATTGAGAGCTCCATCAAAGGGTAAAGGCAGGAGAGGGGGTGCACTCTCTTCAACCTGCAGTGATGTTGGTGAGATATTCAGGATAGCAGCAATCATGAATGGGCTTGTTCTTGTTGGAGTTGCAGTGGGATTTGCTCTTCTTCGAGTCGAAGCTTTTGTGGAGGAGACTGAATGA
- the LOC118058701 gene encoding B3 domain-containing transcription factor VRN1, whose amino-acid sequence MPRPFFQKLILSSTIREKRLRIPDNFVKKFGHDISSFVRLIVPGGHVSRIGLIKADDKLWFHDGWQQFVERFAIHVGYFLIFRYEGNAIFNVHIFNLPTSEINYHSNSLSGKRYLAFEELDNDENAENLGIPPPQLIVNKSYNPPSLQNLFSGSKLNNCINWSGEDTMRLTKGSNISQVANESARNVGAHYNELYNSQDEVKLYSPDGETPKPKKRGRKRLKADPNEQQLSSPHDDDSEMRFRFYESASARKRTVTAEERERAMNAAKAYAPDNPYCRVVLRPSYLYRGCIMYLPSGFAEKNLNGVSGFIILQLPDGKQWPVRCLYRGGRAKFSQGWYEFTLENNLGEGDVCVFEMLKSRDVVLKVTLFRVLEDGGLMNHP is encoded by the exons ATGCCTAGACCTTTTTTTCAGAAGCTAATTCTCTCTAGCACCATCAGAGAAAAGAGActg AGGATCCCAGATAATTTTGTCAAGAAATTTGGACATGACATATCGAGTTTTGTGAGACTCATTGTTCCTGGTGGTCATGTGTCACGCATAGGATTAATAAAAGCTGATGACAAATTATGGTTTCACGATGGTTGGCAGCAATTTGTTGAACGATTTGCTATCCATGTTGGATACTTTTTGATCTTTAGATATGAAGGGAATGCAATTTTCAATGTTCATATATTCAATTTGCCCACTTCTGAGATAAATTACCACTCCAACTCTCTTAGTGGGAAAAGATATCTTGCATTTGAAGAATTGGACAATGATGAGAATGCTGAAAACTTGGGCATCCCCCCTCCACAACTGATAGTTAACAAAAGTTACAATCCTCCTTCTCTGCAGAATTTGTTCAGTGGATCAAAACTTAATAATTGCATAAACTGGAGTGGTGAAGATACTATGCGGTTGACAAAGGGTTCTAACATTTCACAAGTTGCTAATGAATCAGCACGGAATGTAGGTGCTCATTACAATGAGCTCTATAATTCCCAAGATGAAGTGAAACTCTATAGTCCAGATGGAGAAACACCAAAACCTAAAAAACGTGGAAGGAAAAGGCTGAAAGCTGATCCTA ATGAGCAGCAGCTGTCGTCTCCACATGATGATGATAGTGAAATGCGCTTTAGATTTTATGAAAGTGCTTCTGCAAGAAAGAGAACTGTCACTGCTGAAGAACGAGAAAGAGCAATGAATGCAGCTAAAGCATATGCACCTGATAATCCTTACTGTAGGGTTGTCCTGCGACCATCGTACTTATACAGGGGTTGCATTATG TATTTGCCATCTGGCTTTGCCGAGAAGAATCTAAATGGAGTTTCTGGGTTCATAATACTTCAGTTACCTGATGGGAAACAGTGGCCTGTTCGATGCCTTTACAGGGGAGGCAGAGCTAAATTTAGTCAGGGATGGTATGAATTCACATTGGAGAATAACTTAGGGGAAGGTGATGTATGTGTCTTCGAGATGCTAAAATCCAGGGATGTGGTGCTGAAAGTTACATTATTCCGTGTTCTTGAAGATGGTGGACTTATGAATCATCCTTAA
- the LOC118058702 gene encoding xanthotoxin 5-hydroxylase CYP82C4 yields the protein MKTLTELREFSLFALLLAIISIILATICAKGNKKNGKMPPEVAGSWPVIGHLHLLGGRNQLLHKTLGGMADEYGSIFSIRLGIHPTIVVSDREIVKECFTANDRVFSTRPKSLALKIMGYNQTMFGFAPYGRYWRDIRKLVMVELLSNHRLELLKHVRNSETSLLMKDFYEKSSRNGGQVVVEMKQRLSDMAMNIIVRMISGKRYFSADAKGNQEAKRCQEALGNFFYLVGLNLASDAVPLFSWLDLVKGYTGKMKRTARELDCVLGSWVDEHRRIRLNRSISDEEKDFIHVMLSIMDDSNVSVDEADTTVKSSCLSLLSGGSDTTTIALIWALALLLNNRNMLKKAQCELDTHVGKHRQVAETDIKNLVYLQAIVKETFRLHPPGPLSAPREAMEDCTVAGFHIPAGTRLVVNLWKLHRDPNIWANPLEFQPERFLKEHANLEVRGQDFEFTPFGSGRRMCPAVSFAVQVVHLTLARLLHGFELRTVSDTPVDMTESPGLTVPKATPLEVVLRPRLPSIAYEF from the exons ATGAAAACCTTGACTGAGCTACGAGAATTCTCCTTGTTTGCCCTTCTTCTTGCAATAATTTCTATTATCTTGGCCACAATATGTGCCAaaggaaacaagaaaaatgGCAAGATGCCTCCAGAGGTAGCAGGGTCATGGCCTGTTATTGGCCACCTACATCTTCTTGGAGGAAGAAACCAGCTGCTGCATAAAACACTAGGGGGCATGGCGGATGAGTACGGGTCAATCTTCTCTATCCGCCTTGGAATTCATCCAACAATTGTGGTGAGCGATAGGGAAATTGTGAAAGAATGTTTCACTGCAAATGATAGGGTCTTTTCCACGCGTCCGAAATCCTTAGCATTAAAGATCATGGGCTATAACCAAACCATGTTCGGCTTTGCACCGTATGGGCGATATTGGCGTGATATCAGGAAGTTAGTCATGGTTGAACTCCTCTCCAATCATAGGCTTGAGTTGCTCAAGCATGTCAGGAACTCCGAAACCAGTTTGCTCATGAAAGATTTTTATGAGAAATCGTCAAGGAATGGAGGGCAAGTTGTCGTGGAAATGAAGCAAAGATTATCGGACATGGCAATGAACATAATAGTTAGAATGATTTCCGGGAAGCGATACTTTAGTGCCGATGCAAAAGGCAACCAAGAGGCAAAGAGGTGTCAAGAGGCTTTAGGAAATTTCTTCTATCTAGTGGGGTTAAATTTGGCTTCAGATGCTGTTCCATTGTTTAGTTGGCTGGATTTGGTGAAGGGATATAcaggaaaaatgaaaagaacgGCAAGGGAGTTAGATTGCGTGCTTGGGAGCTGGGTGGATGAGCATCGAAGAATCAGGCTCAACAGAAGCATCAGCGATGAGGAGAAAGATTTCATCCATGTAATGCTTTCTATCATGGATGATAGTAACGTTTCTGTTGATGAAGCTGACACAACCGTTAAGTCTAGTTGCTTG AGCCTTCTATCGGGAGGCAGTGACACAACAACGATAGCTCTGATATGGGCACTAGCTTTGCTACTAAACAACAGAAATATGCTTAAAAAGGCTCAATGTGAGCTTGACACCCACGTTGGAAAGCACCGCCAAGTGGCCGAGACAGACATAAAGAACCTTGTATATTTGCAAGCCATTGTCAAGGAAACATTCAGGCTACACCCGCCAGGACCACTCTCAGCACCAAGGGAAGCCATGGAGGATTGCACTGTAGCTGGCTTCCACATCCCAGCAGGCACGCGCCTTGTGGTTAACCTCTGGAAGTTGCATCGTGACCCTAACATTTGGGCTAACCCATTGGAATTTCAGCCTGAGAGGTTCCTGAAAGAGCATGCCAATTTGGAAGTAAGGGGGCAGGACTTCGAATTCACACCATTCGGGTCTGGAAGAAGAATGTGCCCTGCGGTGTCATTCGCTGTCCAGGTTGTGCACCTGACACTTGCTCGGCTTCTTCATGGGTTTGAATTGAGGACAGTCTCCGATACTCCAGTCGATATGACTGAAAGCCCTGGATTGACAGTCCCCAAAGCAACACCATTGGAGGTTGTCCTCAGGCCGAGGTTACCTTCCATCGCTTACGAATTCTAA
- the LOC118058700 gene encoding uncharacterized protein codes for MVSTRRTRTKQNNTNTIASENVSHCVNSDNERIVQKGNGASSGEMSGYEQFRDQRIKENKERMQKLGLLDLSLKLKAQLGRPKKTPGIVSSEKKPHTPLPVSASPRRSSRLKIMDPINYMEIRPTRKKETSMDVEIQLREGSQPEIYTEEDENLLGDHKTTWTLNVDGCGKDGRRVYDPEMGETCHQCRQKTLGLHTHCSKCNLVQGQFCGDCLFMRYGENVIEVNQNPNWICPVCRGICNCSLCRHAKGWAPTGNLYRKVTRLGFKSVAHYLIQTRRAQTHLEDSGAESLVSEEGELSSADEGSRPVTCNESVNADEHCLSNIIEVPILNECPNPHPDGYEEEEKQVNSSDGSSDGYEDADGDNTVNNDNKLKAKNETLVVQEVGNSKI; via the exons ATGGTGTCAACCAGGAGAACGagaacaaagcaaaacaacacTAACACTATTGCCAGTGAGAATGTGAGCCATTGTGTTAACAGTGACAATGAAAGGATTGTACAGAAGGGAAATGGAGCGAGTTCAGGGGAAATGTCAGGGTATGAGCAGTTCAGGGACCAGAGGATCAAAGAGAACAAGGAAAGAATGCAGAAGTTGGGTCTTCTTGACCTTTCTCTGAAGCTCAAGGCACAGCTAGGCCGACCTAAGAAAACCCCAGGAATTGTTTCTTCTGAAAAGAAACCCCATACCCCTTTGCCTGTCTCTGCTTCCCCAAGACGCTCCTCCAG gttgaaaaTCATGGATCCAATTAATTACATGGAGATACGGCCTACAAGAAAGAAGGAGACCTCTATGGATGTAGAGATTCAATTACGAGAAGGTTCACAGCCAGAAATATACACAGAAGAAGATGAGAATCTTTTGGGTGACCATAAGACTACCTGGACTCTGAATGTGGATGGATGTGGCAAGGATGGGAGGCGCGTCTATGATCCAGAGATGGGAGAAACATGCCATCAATGCAG GCAGAAAACTCTTGGTCTCCATACCCATTGCAGCAAATGCAACTTGGTCCAGGGACAGTTTTGTGGAGATTGCTTATTCATGAG ATATGGAGAGAATGTGATTGAAGTCAACCAAAATCCAAATTGGATTTGCCCTGTTTGTCGGGGAATTTGTAACTGTAGTCTTTGCCGGCATGCAAAAGGATGGGCACCCACTGGGAATCTCTATCGAAAG GTTACAAGGCTTGGCTTTAAATCAGTTGCACACTATCTCATTCAAACACGTCGAGCTCAAACACACTTGGAAGACTCTGGTGCTGAAAGTTTGGTCTCTGAAGAGGGAGAACTGTCCTCAGCAGATGAAGGATCACGACCTGTCACCTGCAACGAATCTGTAAATGCAGATGAGCACTGCCTTTCAAACATAATTGAAGTCCCCATTCTTAATGAATGTCCCAATCCTCATCCTGATGGCTATGAAGAAGAGGAAAAGCAAGTGAACAGCTCTGATGGTAGCAGTGATGGATATGAGGATGCAGATGGTGATAACACTGTCAATAATGATAACAAGTTGAAGGCAAAGAACGAAACCCTTGTGGTGCAGGAAGTTGGCAATTCAAAGATATAG
- the LOC118058706 gene encoding uncharacterized protein, producing MGTFVGHIVPGLAITLLGLWHTVNNIRAFCNKGCTNFTVKFWYPFYGPVSRLKHLELIFILSFSVLAIFMQLLDFPFLRFSFKLDSFEHASIFLHLAIFAGFTLSAEISQSSDILSGVSGILAAFVFGQELFLLHFHSTDHVGLEGHYHWLLQLIVFVSLLAALAATNYPNSFPAALVLSISVVFQGCWFMNMGFMLWFPDFIPEGCVMQFAEASIDEMHGAVTCGSLAAELRATALANLQFSWILAGILLLTGCMCLKLAGKCSPRSQSTEYEQLHSRGVPVAIDGFKQTDP from the coding sequence ATGGGTACATTTGTAGGTCACATTGTACCTGGTTTGGCCATAACCCTTCTCGGGTTATGGCACACCGTTAACAACATCAGAGCCTTCTGCAACAAAGGCTGTACTAACTTTACTGTAAAGTTCTGGTACCCCTTTTATGGCCCCGTTTCCAGACTGAAACACTTGGAGCTCATCTTCATCCTATCTTTCTCCGTCTTGGCGATTTTTATGCAACTTTTGGACTTCCCTTTCCTTCGCTTTTCTTTTAAGCTTGATAGCTTTGAGCATGCAAGCATATTTCTCCACCTTGCCATATTTGCAGGTTTTACTCTTTCCGCAGAGATATCTCAGTCTTCTGATATCCTTTCTGGCGTCAGTGGTATTCTTGCAGCCTTTGTCTTTGGCCAAGAGCTTTTCCTTCTGCATTTCCACTCCACTGATCATGTTGGACTCGAAGGTCATTATCATTGGCTCTTGCAGCTCATCGTGTTTGTCTCTCTTTTGGCAGCTTTAGCCGCAACTAATTATCCAAACAGTTTTCCTGCGGCTCTTGTCCTTTCAATCTCAGTTGTATTTCAAGGATGTTGGTTTATGAACATGGGGTTTATGCTGTGGTTTCCCGATTTTATTCCAGAGGGCTGCGTTATGCAGTTTGCTGAGGCCAGCATTGATGAGATGCATGGAGCAGTCACTTGTGGATCCCTTGCCGCAGAATTAAGAGCTACAGCACTGGCGAATCTGCAATTCAGCTGGATacttgctggaattttgttgctCACAGGGTGTATGTGCCTGAAATTAGCTGGAAAATGCAGCCCAAGAAGCCAGTCAACAGAGTATGAGCAACTTCATAGTAGAGGTGTCCCTGTAGCCATTGATGGCTTCAAGCAAACTGATCCTTGA
- the LOC118058704 gene encoding xanthotoxin 5-hydroxylase CYP82C4: MKTLTELREFSLFALLLAIISIVLATICAKGNKKKGKTTPEVAGSWPVIGHLHLLGGRNQLLHKTLGGMADEYGSIFSIRLGIHPAIVVSDWEIVKECFTANDRVFSTRPKSLALKIMAYNQTTFGFAPYGRYWRDIRKLVMVELLSNHRLELLKHVRDSETSLHMKDFYEKSSRNGGQVVVEMKQRLSDMAMNIIVRMISGKRYFSADAKGNQEAKRCQEALRHFFYLVGLNLASDAVPLFSWLDLVEGYTGKMKRTARELDCVLGSWVDEHRRIRLNRSISEEEKDFIHVMLSIMDDSNVSVDEADTTVKSSCLSLLLGGSDTVTIALIWALALLLNNRNMLKKAQDELDTHVGKHRQVAETDIKNLVYLQAIVKETFRLHPPAPLSGPREAMEDCTVAGFHIPAGTRLVVNLWKLHRDPNIWANPLEFQPERFLKEKANLEVRGQDFEFTPFGSGRRRCPAVSFAVQVVHLTLARLLHGFELRTVSDTPVDMTESPGLTVPKATPLEVVLRPRLPSIAYEF; encoded by the exons ATGAAAACCTTAACTGAGCTACGAGAATTCTCCTTGTTTGCCCTTCTTCTTGCAATAATTTCTATTGTCTTGGCCACAATATGTGCCAAAGGAAACAAGAAAAAGGGCAAGACAACTCCAGAGGTAGCAGGGTCATGGCCTGTTATTGGCCACCTACATCTTCTTGGAGGAAGAAACCAGCTGCTGCATAAAACACTAGGGGGCATGGCAGATGAGTACGGGTCAATCTTCTCTATCCGCCTTGGAATTCATCCAGCAATTGTGGTGAGCGATTGGGAAATTGTGAAAGAATGTTTCACTGCAAATGATAGGGTCTTTTCCACACGTCCAAAATCCTTAGCATTAAAGATCATGGCTTATAACCAAACCACGTTCGGCTTTGCACCGTATGGGCGATATTGGCGTGATATCAGGAAGTTGGTCATGGTTGAACTCCTCTCCAATCATAGGCTTGAGTTGCTCAAGCATGTCAGGGACTCCGAAACCAGTTTGCACATGAAAGATTTTTATGAGAAATCGTCAAGGAATGGAGGGCAAGTTGTCGTGGAAATGAAGCAAAGATTATCGGACATGGCAATGAACATAATAGTTAGAATGATTTCCGGGAAGCGATACTTTAGTGCCGATGCAAAAGGCAATCAAGAGGCAAAGAGGTGTCAAGAGGCTTTACGACATTTCTTCTATCTAGTGGGGTTAAATTTGGCTTCAGATGCTGTTCCATTGTTTAGTTGGCTGGATTTGGTGGAGGGATATAcaggaaaaatgaaaagaacgGCAAGGGAGTTAGATTGCGTGCTTGGGAGCTGGGTGGATGAGCATCGAAGAATCAGGCTCAACAGAAGCATCAGCGAGGAGGAGAAAGATTTCATCCATGTAATGCTTTCTATCATGGATGATAGTAACGTTTCTGTTGATGAAGCTGACACAACCGTTAAGTCTAGTTGCTTG AGCCTTCTATTGGGAGGCAGTGACACAGTAACGATAGCTCTGATATGGGCACTAGCTTTGCTACTAAACAACAGAAATATGCTTAAAAAAGCTCAAGACGAGCTTGACACCCACGTCGGAAAGCACCGCCAAGTGGCCGAGACAGACATAAAGAACCTTGTATATTTGCAAGCCATTGTCAAGGAAACATTCAGACTACACCCCCCAGCACCACTCTCAGGACCAAGGGAAGCCATGGAGGATTGCACTGTAGCTGGCTTCCACATCCCAGCAGGCACGCGCCTTGTGGTTAACCTCTGGAAGTTGCATCGTGACCCTAACATTTGGGCTAACCCATTGGAATTTCAGCCTGAGAGGTTCCTGAAAGAGAAAGCCAATTTGGAAGTAAGGGGGCAGGACTTCGAATTCACACCATTCGGGTCTGGAAGAAGAAGGTGCCCTGCGGTGTCATTCGCTGTCCAGGTTGTGCACCTGACACTTGCTCGGCTACTTCATGGGTTTGAATTGAGGACAGTCTCGGATACTCCAGTCGATATGACTGAAAGCCCTGGATTGACAGTCCCCAAAGCAACACCATTGGAGGTTGTCCTCAGGCCAAGGTTACCTTCCATCGCTTACGAATTCTAA